Genomic segment of Apium graveolens cultivar Ventura chromosome 7, ASM990537v1, whole genome shotgun sequence:
TCGATATAGGTACACCATGGCATAACACGATTTCGCGTACATACATGTGAACTAGCCTGTCTAACAAAGACTtctcattgattggaagaaaatgtgccgacttcgtaaggcggtCAATTATGACCCAAATTGCGTCGTGTCCAGAACGTGTTCACGGTAaacccactacaaaatccatggaaatattttcccacttccattctggaatcttcaatgGTTGAATCAAACCACATGGTTTCTGATGTTCTtctttcactctttggcatgtgTCGCATTTTgaaacccattctgcaatttcccttttcatgtttggccaccaaaaactCTTCTTCAAATAAtggtacattttggtacttcccgGGCGAATCAAATATCTTGAGTTGTGTGCTTCTTGCAAAATATccttcttcaattcagtcacatttGGGATCCAAATTCTTGTCGAAAATGTCAACACACCTTGTTCGTCTTTTTGTGTACATATCTTTTCTCCGGTCAACTGATTATTCTCTTGAATCATTACTTTATCTTGGAATTTCTTTATCCTCTCTAGTAGTGTTGGTTGAAAATTAATGGCATAACACATTTCTTCCGCTCCTCCATGTTCACAAAGCTCTAATTGAAATTTTTCAACTTCATCAGATAATTTCTTCGGCATTGTTATCATACTTAGcttttccttcctactcaaagcgtctgctaccacgttGCCTTTTCCCGGATGATATTGTATTGaacaatcatagtctttgatcaattccaaccatcggcgttgtctcatatttagctccttctgagtaaagaggtacttcagacttttgtgatccgtgtataTCTCGCATTTTTTTCACATATAAGTAGTGTCTCCATAgtttcaaagcaaacactatcacagctaattctaagtcatgagtcgggtacttctgttcatgtggtttaagttgtcttgaagcatacgctatcaccttcccgtgttgcatcaatacgcatccaagtcctttataagaggtatcactgtatatcacaaaatctcccttgtcatctggtaatgctaaaaCCAGAGAAGttaccaatcttttcttcaattcttgaaaactactTTTACacttctccgtccattcaaacttctcattcttccttgtcaattTAGTCAGTGGTACGGTAATCTTCGAAAAATCTTttacaaatcttctgtagtatcCTGCTAGTCCCATAGAACTTTTCACTTCTGTTGGCGtcttcggtctctcccaattcatcATCGCCTCAATCTTTTCAGGATCTACTCTAATTCCCTCACTTCCAACAATATATCCAAGAAATCTTACTTCagttaaccaaaattcacatttcgagaacttggcatataatcTCTCCTTTCGCAATACTTCCAAAGCTATTCTTAGATGTTGTGTGTGATCAACTTCTGTCTTTAAATATACTAAAATGTCATCGATGAAAACTATGACAAACTTGTCTAAGTAATCCTTGAATACacgattcattaaatccatgaaagcagTTGGTGTATTCGTCAACCCAAAAGCCATAACGAGAAATTCATAATATCCATATCTTATTCGAAAAGCTATTTTCGGTATGTCTTCAgacttaatcttcaattggtggtatcccgatcgcagatcaatctttgaaaaataagaGGCTCCTTTAagttggtcaaacagatcatcaatCCTAGGAAAAAGGTAtctattcttaatcgtcaacttgttcaattCTCGATAATCTATACAAAGTCTCATGCGTCcgtcctttttcttcacaaacaaAACTGGCGCGCCCCATGATGAAACACTTGGTTTTATAAATCCATTGTCTAGTAATTCTTGTATTTTCTTtactaattccttcatctccgttggtgccatcctatatggagctTTCAAAACAGGTTCGGTGCCGGGTGCAAGATCTATTGTAAACTCAATTAATCTGTCTGGGGGTAAGCCAAGAAGCTCTTCAGGAAAAACCTCTAGGAAATATCTCACTACCGGAATATCTTCCAGATTGGAAACTTCTCTACTCTTATCGACTACATACGCCAAATACGCCTCGCATCCTTTCCGAATCAACTTCTTTGCTTGCATCGAGGTGAGAAATGTCTGAGTTTGCCTTTGGCCCTTGAATATCACTTTCTAACCTTGCGGTGTACTTAATACTACCCTTTTATCCTTATAGTCTATTTGAGCACTGAAACTTGTCAGCCAATCCATCACTAAGATAATTCGCCTAATTGGAAAGGAATAAGGTTCGTAAGAAAAACGTGTCCGTCTATCTCTATTGCACAATGAGGGAAAATATGATTTACAGATACCCTATCTTGATTAGCTAAGATAATGGATAAAGGTTCATGCATCAATTGAGTTtcacaattcaacttatcaataaAAGACTTCGAAATAAATGATCtggtggctcccgaatcaatcagtACTTTAGCACTAGTGGCATTCACGGAAAGCGTACCTAACACCATATCAGAACTTTGAATTGCATCCTTTACGTTTATATTGAAAGTTCTCGCTTGAGCTGGATAAGTCAAAGATGGATGATTTGAAGATGATGCTATCTGAGGTTGATTGAAAGACATGGGGAATGATGAGGCTGGCATAGGAGCTGCTTGATTCGCAAGGTAGGGTACAGTGGTAATTTGCAGCAATTGATTGTTACCCACTCCTCTGCACTCTCGTGACACATGTCTTGctttcccacacttgtaacacgtgATGTTGGCCTTCTGATTCTTACATTCATGAGCATAATGGCCCTTTGTAtgacacttgaaacaaactacattcgcCTTATTGCAGATTCCCGTATGATGCCTATTACAAATCTTACATTCCGGAACTGATCCTTGCGGGGGTTTCAGTCCACTAGATAACTGAGATCTCATTTCTTGTGATATATTCCTAAATTCTATTTTCTTGAAGTTCTCGGGTCCACTCTGAAGTTTAAACCTTTGATTAGTTCTCTGATTCTGACCCTTGTAACTTGAGCCTTCTTCTCCCGTTTCAAATCTTCTTTTCTTGTTGCCTTTCTCCTTTTGATTCTGTTCACTCTCACCTTTGATTACAATCACTTTCTGAACCACTTCAGCATAAGTAGTTAACTCAAAAGTTGCCACACAACTCCTTATCCAAGGCTTCaatccctgttggaacctttttgCCCTTTTCTCTTCAGAATCAACATACTCTCCTATAAACCTAGAAAGttctgtaaacttcttctcatattctcCAACTGTCATATTACCTTGCTTGAGCTCAAAGAATTTCATCTCCATTTGTGTTTGCATATAGCGAGGAAAATACTTATCCAAGAACATTCTcttaaacctatcccaagtaaTAACTTCAGCAGCTTCTAAAGGTTTTACTGTATCCCACCAATAGTTTGATTCACCTTTAAAAAAATAAGTGGCATACTCCACTTTCTGATTATCTCCAACATTTGTTAAggcaaaagccttttccatctccttgagccaaGCATGATCTTCTGTTGGGTCTCGAGTTCCTCTAAATTCTGGGGGTTTTACAGATTGGAATGTTTTGAAAGTAGTGACGTTTGCTGGGGGTGGTTGAGGTGGTTTCATTTGTTGAAGAAGTTGTTGATGTTGGGCTATAGTAGCAGTTTGTTGGCGCACCAATTCCATAAATTGTGCTATATCGGGGTTTTAGTTTTCTCCTTTATTTTCTTGGTTATTTGTGGGTCTTCCTCGGGCTCTTCTAGGTGCCATTTTTTGAAATAAGAGTTATACAGTTTAAGTGACGCAGAAACTAGTGTATTAATTGCATTCAACATGGTATACAATTTTCAATACGACAATAAAGGTGATGCATGGTAATGAGCAAGAATTTAAAAGAGCAAATATAGGAACCAAGTAAAGTGCATAACCAAATTTAACATGGTTCAAGTCGAAAGGTACAATTCACAAGGTACAAATACGAATACAGATCCGAATTAAAACAGTACGAGAGTCTAGAATGGAAATAAAGAACATGGTAAATAAAAGGAACAACCTAATCCAAGCAACTAAAGGTCAAGTCCCATAGAACTCATCCTAAGCCTCCTCCTCAGGTTCCTCCTCGGACTCCTCCTCACGGGTCGTTACGACATCAGGGGTAGTGTCCTCACGTAGCATCTTGACCACACTCCCAAGCTCATTCACTGGTCCGGTCGCGATGCACGGGCATCTCCTCCAATCTTGATGTGGCCACCTGGATCAGTGACTCGAGCCTCGAAATGGTTTTCACCTTGGGTCCGCTACACATCTCTTGCTTACTTgcatagagctcttcaagaaGTTCCATCAGCCTGACATACTTTCCTTAGAGAAAGTCATGATGCATCCTTAAGTTAACATAGACAGAGAAAGTAATTGTGTCGCTCGGCGGAATCGAAGATGATGAGTTCGCACGTTGCTAccaagtaatatatatatatacaaatattgGATACGGTTTACTCGAATATCATGCATTAGTACTCCCGATATTATATTATATACTCATACTCCCTATAGTCCTAATTGGgatgtccagggactctaaacctaggctctgataccaactctGCCACACCCCAAAccaataacacacacacacacactaaatAAATGTGAATCATAATACTATTACAAACTTATAAGtccaaaagataataataatacgaTTACAGACTCGACCAAAATAATAGCAATCCCGAGATCTTTACAAGTTTAGAGTTTAGAACAACCCTTCTAACTAATACCACGCTTACATATGGGCGGATACTGCCGATATATATTCTACCTGCACCCTCAAATGGTCTTCACCCTTCCTACCGGTTGACTTACGGGCATTCTGCTTGGTACGAACCATGATTGCTAGCTGTAGAACATGGTTAAATACAAGAAAATGAGCTAAAACGCTCAACAAGTACTATCAGTTCTACTATACAATGCATTATCTCAGAATTACGGGTTCATGAATCAAGGGATTATAGATGCTTGTAAAAATGACAGTAAGAGACATGAAATTTTAATGTAAAGAGATGATAGAATCATAGAAATTGAAATATGGCATATGGAATCATAGCATTGGGTAGTCATGTTATAAATATAAAGGCATGGTCGAATTATAATGATCGAAACATGGCATATGGCACCGAGAAATCATGTTATgaatatcaaatcatcaaaatcattttaggacgccatggattacagccggtgatcagccgcgaagtaatcccgaaccgcgctgggttctcaaatataatgtgatccctaggctatatgtgagcctattaataagtgtgaaaaggacttgcgtctagtccaatccactaagataagaaaatatttattatattattaatgatttataacatggatgtcgggaaagatttggtatcattttaatggaattgtaacaagagAATTCAAGTTCACTAATGAGATTCGCTTTAGGGAATTTGATAGAGAGTTTATTATTCACGGTCTAATGGATAGGGAATGTTTTGAGGGTAAGGTACTAACAAGATCATGAGATATTAATGGAAATATTCGAAATTAATTAATGACATGGTGATTATTACAACTAGGCATTCACGAAAAGTATGTATACTTGCAACAATTATAAGCATAAGGAGGTAAGTAACTTACCAACAATTATAAGCATAAGAAAGTAGTAACTTTCCTTCCAATAGTTCTAAGATTATTTGATCTTGACGGCATGAATCTTCCCTTTACTTCGAaacctacacattatattaacctcATTACTATTCACCCTTAAACACCTTATAAACCTATAAACTCCTAGACTAACTTTTATTCTTATCATAACTACTATTACATAAGAACTTATAATTATAAGAATACACATAATTTAATCGCATGCAATTCAAGTAATACACATAGTCACACAATCACATAAGGACATGGCATATACTATTAGTTATTTATACTATAATATCAACTAAATACCTAAGCACATAAGCAAGTAACACATAAGAACTATTATTGACCTGAACTTAAACCTAAAGATAATGTGCAACACTCGGACTCTTCACTTCTAAGTCCTTATTACAATGAACACCACTAAGGTTTCCTAATGCCACTCGAAAGGGTGCTCTCAGATTTCTTGGTGGAAATGGGGTGTCTCCACCTTAGGCTTCATTCCAAACCACTTCCTATAGGTTGTTAAGACTCTAAACTAAATTCTAAAGTTGGTGGGAGTCAGGGGCCTCACTCCTATAGGAGTACAACAATCAATACTCACACTAAGGTTTCTGCTAGCACCAGTTTGCACGTCCTATGCTCCTTGGCCGAAATCTCAACTGCTACATGGGGCATGATAACAAAACCAATTCCCATGGATTCTTAAGACCTAAACCTATCTCTCAAACTTGGTTTCAATCCAAGGCCTCACCTGGGCCTCTCTAGGCCTCTACTCAAAGTTGACACTTGTCCAGCCTCCCTCGAATTCACCCTGCCCTGTTTTTACTCATTTAAAACTCACTTTTCTCACTCAATTCTTATTTCTAATGGTTGGTTACACTTCCTAAGGATGTATTACACTTATTTAAGCCAAGTCTCCATAAAGTCCTAGCCTATGGCATGGTTAAAGTCGACAAAGTTCAAGCTTACGCAGTTCTGCCTGTTCTGAATAACTCTCAGAAATGTGTGCGTGCACCTACCTAAATACAAGTTTTTCAATGAATCAAAGCCACTGGACTCAAGTATAACTCAAGTCCTAACTCCAGTAAACTTGGTTCTAGCAAGGCCTTACCAAAACTCACCTAAAATAGCCTATACTTATGGTGAAAAATTCTGCTATAAAGTGCCTAGTGtacctccttccaccttaactcccataTCAATACCAAAACCAACATGCAAGCCCACAAATATATACTAAATTGTACACAACACAATTAAATATCATTCTATGGAAAAATTCTAGCATAAACCTAGCCATAAAAGCCATTTACCGAGGCAAAAACAGAGAGTATAGCAGAGCAAATTTTACATATGTAATTTTAAGCAAATGTTTGAACTAAAAACACGTGGTATCATCTTGATGGCTActagattttatcatgacttatCAAGGCACATAGAATACTAGAATTTTAGAGAATAAACTGTGACATGCATTGCATAAAAACTCAAATTTAGATCACATAGCACATTTATCCGATATACTACTTATTCTACAACATGCAAGTATAACTTCAACTTTTTAACGTAAAAATCATAGCATACAAGGATGAAAACATGGTAAAATACATATTATAAGATCATAAGTTCTGTAAAAGTCACATGCAAGGTATCTTTATTTTTAAAAACAAACAAAACTATCACACAGAGAACAAAATCCATTCGGTTCCTTGGGAGTCATTGCCGAATGCTTGAGGCCAAGATCATGGCTTAAAAATAGAAGCAAAACACTTCATCAAGACCATATCTTGCTCAAGTTTTATGAGCCACATTAGGTTCAActctagattcacaagaatcaaagttaaacccttggctttagacacatgcaactaagaaactaACCTCAAATGAAGATGTAACCCTAGGTGTAAATGTCCCTTGCTTAAATGAGTTGAAAGGTgttaagaaaatgaagaaatgagGAAGAAAAATGAGAGGAATGTGGAGGGTTTAGGTTCAGCTGAGAGAGGGTAGGGAGAAGAGAGTGGAGTGATGTGTTGGTGGAAAAGAAAATGATGTGAAAATGAGTGCTTTACTTGGTTTTTGTCTCACCAAATGGTAGTGGAGTTTGAGTTTGCTATTTTATCCTTCATCCATTAATAACAAGCTTTTTCATGCAAGGTTTTATTGGTCATTTGTTTGGTCAAAtggagttagtggagggtgaaaGGACGGTCTTACCCTTGATCTCTATTTGGGTGGAGGTTGCATGCAAGGGCACAGTTATAATTCAATAACTACCAAAAGTATAATTAAAAAgaatgatttttaataattaaaatataaatccataaataacaAAATTAATATCATACATAttatgagattttagaagtttaataaaattgttttcaaaaattttgaaccaaaattttatattaaaagaatttttctaacattatcacactaataaatagtttatgtaaaatataatttaacacaTTAAAAATCACACAAGAAATTGCTAATAAATTGACTATATTCCACAATATTAGAACATAATTTATCCGTCTATTCGCAACTCATACAAATATCACTATATCGCAAGAATCTCAATTATCACTTAATCGCGGAATCGCAACTTATCGAATAATATCAAATCACACCACTTATTTAATCGTGTAACGTAAATCTTACTCGCGTGCGAAAGCTATACGCTTAAAAATATTCCAGCAACATTCGCCATGCCATACGACAAAAATTATACATAATATATAATGAATCCACATAGTCAGCCTTATAACacagaatatttataaataaatacatCGCACTTATAAAATAGCTCAAATATCTACTGTTTGTCACAGTTTGGCTTAAGTCAAAATTTCCCTATCAACGGCCAATTTTAGCAGTTGATAGTCACAACAAATATATGAGTTTTTATTCAATGGATATTATCTGTTGAATCTTTTCTTGTTCATCAATGGCTAAACTTGAGACTTGTCTTCTCAATCCTACCTGTTGAAatattattttatgaattatGTGCTTAATTACTACTTAATTTTATAGCCAAAAGGTAAAATatgatcttttaaaaattattctatcaAGTGATAGTTAGATTTCATCTTTGGTCACTTATTTGGATGACATGTACTTGTTAATTTTTCAGCTTTATTGAACAAAGTGATTGATTAATGAGCTTTACAATTTATATTCTATCTTTGCACACATTTTTAAGTGTTATTCTTTAGTGGGTATTACACACTAGATTTCACGGTCTTCTATTTTGTTGGACTGGTTAGATTTAAACTCGGTCATTACTTCTTTTCATCTTTCCAACACATATTAAGACACATAGCCT
This window contains:
- the LOC141674250 gene encoding putative mitochondrial protein AtMg00860, with the translated sequence MAFGLTNTPTAFMDLMNRVFKDYLDKFVIVFIDDILVYLKTEVDHTQHLRIALEVLRKERLYAKFSKCEFWLTEVRFLGYIVGSEGIRVDPEKIEAMMNWERPKTPTEVKSSMGLAGYYRRFVKDFSKITVPLTKLTRKNEKFEWTEKCKSSFQELKKRLDRFVGFHVGFGVDMGVKVEGGQSEFEGGWTSVNFGQRPREAQVPK